One region of Pseudomonas glycinae genomic DNA includes:
- a CDS encoding GGDEF domain-containing phosphodiesterase — MTLSFDLSGPSVEPRVIRKLYATQMAVERTRLLYQGSLLPTLFMLINGLVCAGLLWSPQRYFVVSVWLVWLLSLVALRVIQVAAFDSAIPDRQAQPIWGRMFLLGSTMTGLTLAGAGIALVPADNFMQQAWVFGLIGAATLSASVAYAVSIPAFLSFTLPCLLPAIGYLFWGGDEQARGWGWLGLILLGSLSVVAWQVNRLIDRGLLRRFQNQHLIEHLQQAQARSEQLNQELAKEIEHRRCAEGKLREAQVELEDRVAQRSRELDVANQALSKSEARLALALKASELGLWDWNLQTDEVHHTQIQELFGIDPEYVTGLLRHLRPRLHPEDVPPLKRALIEHLKGRTEDYQIEYRVRHGDGHWVWIEDRGRAVERDENGRVIRMVGTRRDISVSKSLEAQQQLAATVFEAASEGIVILDPNYSLIAINQAFSRVTGYDIGDMLGRNVVELPCSRDARRHYVAIRHALEQHGSWQGELVETRKNGELYPQWLQLNAVRDSRGNVSHIVGFFADLSARRESEERMRYLTHYDELTGLANRSLFRERLHEAHQRVRQGGRRSLALLHINLDRFKLLNDSLGHEIADQLLQKMSRRLVNALPEADTIARLSGDEFAVLFDAYGNLSSLARVATRLSSKLRLPLTVEGHELVVSASMGISMLPDNAREISALVSQSNMAMQHAKHLGGNNFQFYTDSLQASTLERLQLENQLRKAIEDKQLNVFYQPKLCLATGRLNAAEALVRWDHPTMGRVPPGDFIGLAEETGLIGPIGEFVLRQACWQACEWQRQGLTPIRVSVNLSVHQLRQGKLVSLVRQVLEETGLAPHYLELELTESQLLDSVEHIIATFQQLRDLGVKLAIDDFGTGYSSLSYLKRIPVDYVKIDQAFIRGLGEGSEDAAITRAIIAMAHGLSLKVVAEGVERSEQLAFLKAEGCDEVQGYLISRPVEAVGLAALLREQEKPL, encoded by the coding sequence ATGACCCTCAGCTTCGACCTGTCGGGCCCCTCTGTGGAACCCCGGGTAATCCGCAAGCTTTACGCCACCCAGATGGCGGTCGAGCGCACGCGCCTTCTTTATCAGGGTTCGCTGTTGCCCACCCTGTTCATGTTGATCAATGGTCTGGTCTGCGCCGGTCTGCTCTGGAGCCCGCAGCGTTATTTTGTGGTCAGCGTCTGGCTGGTGTGGTTGCTGTCGCTGGTAGCGTTGCGGGTGATTCAGGTCGCCGCGTTCGACTCGGCGATTCCCGATCGCCAGGCCCAGCCGATCTGGGGGCGGATGTTCCTGCTCGGCTCGACCATGACCGGCCTGACCCTGGCCGGCGCCGGCATCGCCCTGGTCCCGGCCGACAATTTCATGCAGCAGGCCTGGGTGTTCGGCCTGATCGGCGCCGCGACCCTGTCGGCCAGCGTGGCTTACGCCGTGAGCATTCCGGCCTTTCTCTCCTTTACCTTGCCGTGCCTGCTGCCGGCCATCGGTTATCTGTTCTGGGGCGGCGACGAGCAGGCGCGGGGCTGGGGCTGGCTCGGACTGATCCTGCTGGGCTCCCTGAGCGTGGTGGCGTGGCAGGTCAATCGGCTGATCGATCGCGGTTTGCTGCGGCGCTTCCAGAACCAGCACCTGATCGAGCACCTGCAACAAGCGCAAGCCCGCAGCGAACAGCTCAATCAGGAGCTGGCGAAGGAAATCGAGCACAGGCGCTGCGCCGAGGGCAAACTGCGCGAGGCGCAGGTCGAGTTGGAAGACCGGGTCGCCCAGCGCAGCCGGGAACTGGACGTCGCCAATCAGGCCCTGAGCAAAAGCGAAGCGCGTCTGGCCCTGGCGTTGAAAGCCAGTGAGCTGGGGCTGTGGGACTGGAACCTGCAGACCGACGAAGTTCACCACACACAGATTCAGGAACTGTTCGGTATTGATCCGGAATACGTCACCGGGCTGCTCAGGCACCTGCGGCCAAGGCTGCACCCGGAAGATGTGCCGCCGCTCAAGCGCGCGTTGATCGAGCACTTGAAGGGGCGCACCGAGGATTATCAGATCGAGTACCGCGTGCGCCATGGCGACGGTCATTGGGTCTGGATCGAAGACCGTGGGCGTGCAGTGGAGCGCGACGAGAACGGCCGGGTCATCCGCATGGTCGGCACCCGCCGCGACATCAGCGTCAGCAAAAGCCTGGAAGCCCAGCAGCAGCTGGCTGCGACGGTGTTCGAGGCCGCCAGCGAAGGCATCGTGATCCTCGACCCGAATTATTCGCTGATCGCCATCAATCAGGCCTTCAGTCGGGTCACCGGCTATGACATCGGCGACATGCTCGGGCGCAACGTCGTCGAATTGCCTTGCAGTCGCGACGCCCGTCGGCACTACGTCGCGATCCGCCACGCGCTGGAGCAGCACGGCAGCTGGCAGGGCGAACTGGTAGAAACCCGCAAGAATGGCGAGCTGTATCCGCAGTGGCTGCAATTGAATGCGGTGCGCGACAGTCGAGGAAATGTGAGTCATATCGTCGGTTTCTTCGCCGATCTGTCGGCGCGTCGCGAATCCGAAGAGCGCATGCGCTACCTGACCCACTACGACGAGCTCACTGGCCTGGCCAATCGCTCGCTGTTTCGCGAACGTCTGCATGAAGCCCATCAGCGCGTGCGGCAGGGCGGACGCCGGAGTCTGGCGTTGCTGCATATCAATTTGGATCGCTTCAAGCTGCTCAACGACAGCCTTGGCCACGAGATTGCCGACCAGTTGCTGCAAAAGATGTCGCGGCGGCTGGTCAACGCCTTGCCGGAAGCCGACACCATCGCCCGGCTGTCCGGCGATGAGTTCGCGGTACTGTTCGACGCCTACGGCAACCTGTCGAGCCTGGCGCGGGTCGCCACGCGACTGTCGAGCAAGCTGCGCCTGCCGTTGACCGTGGAAGGGCATGAGCTGGTAGTCAGCGCCTCGATGGGCATCAGCATGCTGCCGGATAACGCCCGGGAGATTTCCGCGCTGGTCAGCCAGTCGAACATGGCCATGCAACATGCCAAGCACCTGGGCGGCAACAACTTCCAGTTCTACACCGACAGTCTGCAGGCCAGCACGCTGGAGCGTCTGCAACTGGAAAACCAGCTGCGCAAAGCCATCGAGGACAAGCAGCTCAACGTCTTCTATCAACCGAAACTGTGCCTGGCGACCGGCCGTCTCAACGCGGCAGAAGCGCTGGTGCGTTGGGATCACCCGACCATGGGTCGGGTGCCGCCGGGGGACTTCATCGGTCTGGCCGAAGAGACGGGGCTGATCGGGCCGATCGGTGAGTTCGTGCTGCGCCAGGCCTGTTGGCAGGCGTGCGAATGGCAACGCCAGGGGCTTACGCCGATCCGGGTTTCGGTGAACCTGTCGGTGCATCAACTGCGCCAGGGCAAACTGGTCAGTCTGGTGCGCCAGGTGCTGGAAGAAACCGGTCTGGCACCGCACTACCTCGAACTGGAACTGACCGAAAGCCAGCTGCTCGACAGCGTCGAACACATCATCGCCACGTTCCAGCAGTTGCGGGATCTGGGGGTGAAGTTGGCGATCGACGACTTTGGCACTGGCTATTCATCGCTGAGCTATCTGAAGCGGATTCCAGTGGACTACGTGAAGATCGATCAGGCCTTTATCCGCGGGTTGGGCGAGGGCAGCGAAGACGCAGCGATCACCCGGGCGATCATTGCGATGGCTCACGGGTTGTCACTGAAAGTTGTCGCCGAAGGTGTCGAGCGTTCCGAGCAACTGGCGTTTCTGAAAGCTGAAGGCTGCGACGAAGTGCAGGGCTATCTGATCAGTCGTCCGGTGGAGGCGGTCGGCCTTGCCGCGTTGCTGCGTGAACAGGAAAAACCGCTGTAA